A stretch of Dysidea avara chromosome 5, odDysAvar1.4, whole genome shotgun sequence DNA encodes these proteins:
- the LOC136256406 gene encoding N-acetylgalactosamine-6-sulfatase-like: MQFIERTCILALCVLPVVLSNSDIAVESRPNVIFAMADDLGWGDVQYNNGKAATPNLNEMAHSPNTILLQRYYSGGPVCSPTRGTVLTGRNHNRYCVWGANTGQQTRDFKIPETMPLPLSEITVAEVMRDAGYSTAFYGKWHLGDFKKLDGGNKKWPISHPGQHGFDKWWATERSASTCTLNCGCFPHSKCVLGHYGKRPACINYHSNKTADTITSWNDPITGDDSHYIWYLAKGFITKQAESKTPFFLYLPFHTVHIPYIATDENREKYLKQNYTKDQADYYGAITALDEVIGELRSLLKELGIRNNTLVWIGSDNGPERNTPGETNGLRGRKRMLYEGGVRVPGMIEWPDVISSNKVSWFPVISSDLLPTVRDILGIKPSDDRPIDGISILPFLQGKMNHRNQSIYWGFNIKGNFSNEYNISTSGDQYKLMATYQNGTVLHYELYDLLNDLGETTDLKDKLPTISNELLNQIEEWRKSVMESVDKVGCLGTGDTLLKQVATFST, translated from the coding sequence ATGCAGTTTATAGAAAGGACTTGTATACTAGCACTTTGTGTACTTCCGGTTGTGCTCTCCAACTCGGACATTGCTGTTGAAAGTCGTCCTAATGTTATCTTCGCAATGGCGGATGATCTAGGATGGGGTGACGTCCAGTATAACAATGGTAAAGCTGCCACACCCAACCTGAACGAGATGGCACACTCCCCCAATACCATACTCCTACAGCGATATTACAGTGGTGGTCCAGTATGTTCACCTACTAGAGGGACTGTGTTAACAGGTAGGAACCATAATAGGTATTGTGTGTGGGGTGCAAACACTGGTCAACAAACACGAGACTTCAAAATTCCTGAAACAATGCCCCTCCCTTTATCAGAAATCACTGTAGCAGAAGTAATGAGAGATGCTGGCTATTCAACTGCATTCTATGGTAAATGGCATTTGGGAGACTTCAAAAAACTTGATGGTGGCAATAAAAAGTGGCCAATATCTCATCCCGGACAACATGGGTTTGACAAATGGTGGGCCACTGAGAGATCAGCTTCAACTTGCACCCTCAATTGTGGATGCTTCCCACACTCTAAATGTGTACTAGGACACTATGGTAAACGTCCAGCATGCATCAACTACCACTCCAACAAGACAGCTGACACCATTACATCATGGAATGATCCTATTACTGGAGATGACTCTCATTATATTTGGTACTTGGCCAAAGGATTTATTACAAAGCAGGCAGAATCCAAAACACCATTTTTCCTCTACCTTCCTTTCCATACTGTTCACATTCCTTACATAGCAACAGATGAAAACAGAGAGAAATACCTGAAACAAAACTATACTAAAGATCAAGCAGATTATTATGGAGCCATCACTGCTTTAGATGAGGTTATTGGAGAGCTGCGTAGTCTGTTGAAAGAGTTAGGAATTAGGAATAACACTCTAGTATGGATTGGTAGTGACAATGGGCCAGAACGCAACACTCCAGGTGAGACCAATGGGCTAAGAGGTCGTAAACGCATGTTGTATGAAGGAGGAGTCCGTGTTCCAGGAATGATAGAGTGGCCAGATGTGATCAGTAGTAACAAAGTGTCATGGTTTCCAGTAATATCTAGTGATCTACTACCAACTGTTCGCGATATACTGGGTATTAAGCCTAGTGATGATCGTCCAATAGATGGTATTTCTATACTTCCATTTCTGCAAGGGAAAATGAATCACAGAAACCAGTCCATATATTGGGGCTTTAATATCAAGGGTAATTTCAGTAATGAATACAATATATCTACCAGTGGAGACCAGTATAAATTGATGGCTACTTATCAGAATGGTACCGTACTTCATTATGAGTTGTATGACTTGTTGAATGATCTTGGGGAGACTACAGACTTGAAGGATAAGCTTCCTACCATCAGTAATGAACTACTAAACCAAATTGAAGAATGGAGGAAGTCCGTGATGGAAAGTGTTGATAAAGTTGGATGTCTTGGAACTGGTGATACTCTTCTCAAACAAGTGGCTACTTTTTCTACATAA
- the LOC136255161 gene encoding N-acetylgalactosamine-6-sulfatase-like: MADDLGWGDVQYNNGKAATPNLNEMAHSPNTILLQRYYSGGPVCSPTRGTVLTGRNHNRYCVWTANAGGYTPDFAKPETMPLPLSEITTAEVMRQAGYSTAMFGKWHLGDFKKLDGGNKKWPISHPGQHGFDKWWATERSAPTCSLNCGCFPHAECVLGHYKERPSCTNYHTNKTAHTIKSWNDPITGDDSHFMWYVAQDYITKQAKAKQPFFLYLPFHTVHIPYIATDQNREMYLKQNFTEGQADYFGAITALDEVLGELRGLLKELGIRNNTLLWFASDNGPEVNTPGVTNGLRGHKHLLYEGGVRVPGMIEWPDVISSNKVSWFPVISSDLLPTVRDILSVKPSDDRPIDGISILPFLQGKIDHRNQSMYWGFNINGNFSNEYNISTSGDQYKLMATYQNGTVHRYELYDLLNDLGETTDLKDKLPSIGNELLNQIEEWRKSVMESVDKVGCLGTGDTLLKQVATFST; this comes from the coding sequence ATGGCGGATGATCTAGGATGGGGTGACGTCCAGTATAACAATGGTAAAGCTGCCACACCCAACCTGAACGAGATGGCACACTCCCCCAACACCATACTCCTACAGCGATATTACAGTGGCGGTCCAGTGTGTTCACCTACTAGAGGAACTGTATTAACAGGTAGGAACCATAATAGGTATTGTGTGTGGACTGCTAACGCTGGTGGATACACTCCTGACTTTGCTAAACCAGAGACAATGCCCCTCCCCCTCTCAGAAATTACTACAGCTGAAGTGATGAGACAGGCTGGTTATTCAACTGCCATGTTTGGTAAATGGCATTTAGGAGACTTTAAAAAGCTTGACGGTGGCAATAAAAAGTGGCCAATATCTCATCCCGGACAACATGGGTTTGATAAATGGTGGGCCACTGAGAGATCAGCTCCAACTTGTTCTCTCAATTGTGGATGTTTCCCACATGCAGAATGTGTATTGGGCCATTACAAAGAGCGTCCATCATGTACTAACTACCATACCAACAAGACAGCTCACACCATTAAATCATGGAATGATCCTATCACTGGAGATGACTCTCATTTCATGTGGTATGTTGCTCAGGACTATATCACAAAACAGGCAAAAGCTAAGCAACCATTCTTTCTCTACCTACCCTTCCACACTGTTCACATTCCTTACATTGCAACAGATCAAAACAGAGAAATGTACCTCAAACAAAACTTTACTGAAGGCCAAGCAGATTACTTTGGAGCTATTACTGCTTTAGATGAAGTCCTTGGAGAATTACGAGGTCTGTTAAAAGAGTTGGGAATAAGGAATAACACCCTTCTCTGGTTTGCTAGTGATAATGGTCCTGAGGTTAACACTCCAGGTGTGACTAATGGATTGCGAGGGCATAAACACTTGTTATATGAAGGAGGAGTCCGTGTTCCAGGAATGATAGAGTGGCCAGATGTGATCAGTAGTAACAAAGTATCATGGTTCCCAGTAATATCTAGTGATCTACTACCAACTGTTCGTGATATACTTAGTGTTAAGCCTAGTGATGATCGTCCAATAGATGGTATTTCTATACTTCCATTTTTACAAGGGAAAATAGACCACAGAAACCAATCCATGTATTGGGGTTTTAATATCAATGGAAATTTCAGTAATGAATACAATATATCTACCAGTGGAGACCAGTATAAATTGATGGCTACTTATCAGAATGGCACTGTACATCGTTATGAGTTGTATGACTTGTTGAATGATCTTGGGGAGACTACAGACTTGAAGGATAAGCTTCCTAGCATCGGTAATGAACTACTAAACCAAATTGAAGAATGGAGGAAGTCCGTGATGGAAAGTGTTGATAAAGTTGGATGTCTTGGAACTGGTGATACTCTTCTCAAACAAGTGGCTACTTTTTCTACATAA